AGTCTTGTTCTTGCATAACAACATAACAAAGACGCCTTCATACATTAACATCTTGGAGTATATGAGAATAATTTTCATCATGCACCGCTGAGAGTTTACTCTGCTTCACCCCCAGAGGGACGGTGTTTGTGTTGATCTCAGACGTGTTATCCTCCACAGGGACGGTGTTTGTGTAGATCACAGACTTGTTATCCTCCAGAGGGACGGTGTTTGTGTAGATCACAGACTTGTTATCCTCCAGAGGGACGGTGTTTGTGTAGATCACAGACTTGTTATCCTCCAGAGGGATGGTGTTTGTGTAGATCACAGACTTGTTATCCTCCAGAGGGAAGGTGTTTGTGTAGATCACAGACTTGTTATCCTCCAGAGGGACGGTGTTTGTGTTGATCACAGACTTGTTATCCTCCAGAGGGATGGTGTTTGTGTAGATCACAGACTTGTTATCCTCCAGAGGGAAGGTGTTTGTGTAGATCACAGACTTGTTATCCTCCAGAGGGATGGTGTTTGTGTAGATCACAGACTTGTTATCCTCCAGAGGGAAGGTGTTTGTGTAGATCACAGACTTGTTATCCTCCAGAGGGACGGTGTTTGTGTAGATCACAGACTTGCTATCCTCCAGAGGGACGGTGTTTGTGTAGATCACAGACTTGCTATCCTCCAGAGGGACGGTGTTTGTGTAGATCACAGACTTGTTATCCTCCAGAGGGATGGTGTTTGTGTAGATCTCAGACTTGCTATCCTCCAGAGGGACGGTGTTTGTGTAGATCACAGACTTGTTATCCTCCAGAGGGAAGGTGTTTGTGTAGATCACAGACTTGTTATCCTCCAGAGGGACGGTGTTTGTGTTGATCACAGACTTGTTATCCTCCAGAGGGATGGTGTTTGTGTAGATCTCAGACTTGCTATCCTCCAGAGGGACGGTGTTTGTGTAGATCACAGACTTTTTATCCTCCAGAGGGAAGGTGTTTGTGTAGATCACAGACTTGTTATCCTCTAGAGGGACGGTGTTTGTGTTGATCACAGACTTGTTATCCTCCAGAGGGATGGTGTTTGTGTAGATCTCAGACTTGCTATCCTCCAGAGGGACGGTGTTTGTGTAGATCACAGACTTGTTATCCTCCAGAGGGAAGGTGTTTGTGTAGATCACAGACTTGTTATCCTCCAGAGGGACGGTGTTTGTGTAGATCACAGACTTGCTATCCTCCAGAGGGACGGTGTTTGTGTAGATCACAGACTTGCTATCCTCCAGAGGGACGGTGTTTGTGTAGATCACAGACTTGTTATCCTCCAGAGGGACGGTGTTTGTGTAGATCACAGACTTGTTATCCTCCAGAGGGAAGGTGTTTGCGTAGATCACAGACTTGTTATCCTCCAGAGGGACGGTGTTTGTGTAGATCACAGACTTGCTATCCTCAAGAGGGACGGTGTTTGTGTTGATCTCAGACTTGCTATCCTCCAGAGGGACGGTGTTTGTGTAGATCACAGACTTGCTATCCTCCAGAGGGACGGTGTTTGTGTTGATCTCAGACTTGCTATCCTCCAGAGGGACGGTGTTTGTGTAGATCACAGACTTGCTATCCTCCAGAGGGACGGTGTTTGTGTTGATCTCAGACTTGCTATCCTCCAGAGGGACGGTGTTTGTGTAGATCACAGACTTACTATCCTCCAGAGGGACGGTGTTTGTGTTGATCTCAGACTTGCTATCCTCCAGAGGGACGGTGTTTGTGTAGATCACAGACTTGCTATCCTCCACAGGGACGGTGTTTGTGTTGATCTCAGACTTGCTATCCTCCAGAGGGACGGTGTTTGTGTAGATCACAGACTTGCTATCCTCCAGAGGGACGGTGTTTGTGTAGATCACAGACTTACTATCCTCCAGAGGGACGGTGTTTGTGTTGATCTCAGACTTGCTATCCTCCAGAGGGACGGTGTTTGTGTAGATCACAGACTTGCTATCCTGCACAGGGACGTTGTTTGTGTTGATCTCAGACTTGCTATCCTCCAGACGGACGGTGTTTGTGTAGATCACAGACTTGCTATCCTCCAGAGGGACGGTGTTTGTGTAGATAACAGACATGCTATCCTCCTGAGAGACGGTGTTTGTGTAGATCTCAGACTTGCTCACCCACAGAGTTGCCAATAAAATATCTAATCTGACTGGACACACAAAGAAGTGCATCCCATTTCTCTATGTATATTCATTGAGCTTACTTCTGTCAATAACAAACTAAAGTATACCTGTTgtattggtcagtaaggtgtttgtgtgtgtggtaaaTACCCTAGTGAGGTGGACCAGTCTTAGACCGAGCACCAGACCACAGGTCTAGTGTTACTCTTGTTATACTGGTGTTGTCAGGTCGTGTGTAGTTGTGGTCGCTGTAATATTCTACAGATACAAAATCATTTGAACTAATAGTAAAAGAGAGGACCAATTAATTTCAGGATATAGAAGCCTCTCAAATGAAGAGAGATCCAGAatgttcgatatatatatatatatatatatatatatatatatatatatatatatatatatatatatatatatatatatatatatgtatatatatatatatatatatatatatatatatatataactttagaacactttcccaccaggagactcgaacactagccagcacagaagccttccagcaactggcataacaggtacgccttaaccctctccaccacctgctcagacccttaaaagagatggtaatttcggagtatttaaatacaccaaagatcaacacctcccaagagcactagagcaagtgaggggtcatttagacgttaatttcatcaagtccctgttaatatgggaagacacagtgtctatgcttaaggcacaactctcctaaacacgagagtgaagtatacaactttagaacaagttgttgttctaaagttgtatacttcactctcgtgtttaggagagttgtgccttatatatatatatatatatatatatatatatatatatatatatatatatatatatatatatatatatatatatatatatatatatatatatatatatatatatatatatatatatatatatatatatatatatatatatatatatatatatatatatatatatatatatatatatatatatatatatatatatatatatatatatatatatatatatatatatatatatatatatatatatatatatatatatatatatatatatatatatatatatatatatatatatatatatatatatatatatatatatatatatatatatatatatatatatatatatatatatatatatatatatatattgttacggtgccctctcctatttctttcgtttgccggcttaaagagtcatatcagctctccctactgattctctgaggttcagggagtctaatgatatatgtggcaaccagaccggctgccagttaagggaaggaagttatattataagttgtaaataaaggaaaattggcgccctgttataaaatgaaacagtatcccctacggcagatatgaccttttggaagggacacaagacgatcgcggattggccgacgtaggtcgcgggcgacaaatcagggcccgccatgacgtcaccgagtgcctcgggcggcgccaacgtcagagttgttctgaccttggaagcgacaggacgcgcctcggtctgctctcaaggattggaggctctgcaagccttgttcagtggattgagctggccatcgcagcccatcatagttattggagaccctgcgcttctgggaagcaaaagaggaaccaagttcagtgagcagagaagtgccaaacttggaaaatagtcggcgacgacgctgggcggcgccgctggctggacgttgaggtctggaagatgggcgggcaggcctagctgtgactggggtcacatccactgagaatcttggaaggacgacaccgtgcctaggacaaggagcaacgccttgtgggagaggcgagtgtggggaaaaatagtgatcagctcagcgcccatcgatgaaccaggattggggcagctgaatctcagggattggaacggcgatgacgcgaaggctccacgacacctgaggacctgtggaacgtcctggatcgtcaaggatcgacccaaggaagcgtgggaacctcacaccatcgagggacaggcgtcgtgagccaggaatgtaaggtagatcatttttccctcccattaccccttgtatgagtaggctagttaggccacaatatttgcttgtgtatgtggcagcaagactttattactttaatagtagaataggctgcaaggcagcttgtgtccaggactgtcagggaggacagtgtgtatggatggcaggacagtgaagaagaggtgccgacgtggtgaagaggccctcctgtgagagtgtgagactcctgtcttcctgcccagttgaaggagtgttggaggtcgtggaagaagaggctgacgatctccagacccaTTAtctatattccatattcatgtattacttgtgattgtgtgtgtgtgttcatgtaatttgcatcagtaaatccacacattttattactgtgtttgagtgtgcctccatttatgatatttctctatgagcatacatttctggctacaaacaatatataatacacccactgaactgcattgctggggtgcagatataataacccagctggcgaccttgctaagaggaagatagagaagacaggcgggaaaggagttcctgcaaacttttttttgtctggcaggcaagactcagggaggttatggttataggtaagcctgagtcttccttcactcccccacgggtctaggccggaactgttaacagcagtttccccgtgtttgactgaagggcttccagggtgaatcagtggcacacccctttgtggtggaagcaaagacctgcggaggtgggcattgttggtcctctcttgtgtgaccaaggagactccggtgaatccagggagtcggaggggctgagtatttgggcctttgagcccctagcagccgagtgttagcagagccccggaccgcccacccccacgtgacaagagaactggcgaccttgccaggattcgaaccccagtagccaagaactgggaacctcgccaggaagcgtggatcaagctacagtgtggaccaaatttctagacaagtgttgccagggtactaatacagtgtggccagtgaattcagtagtactgttactcaaccggctaatggactgaaacggtgaaattagtgcctactaacttgtctgtgctgtcgtgtatgctcaatgatatagagatggaggaggacaaagtaaagaaatttattgacacaagggacgagagaattttggaagagtgtaccaaggcccagctccaacaagtggcaaaccactttgggatcaggttgaggacgactaaggtagcggagcaaaggatagagatcatggcacagctcacagctcgagaggaagcgacgggagaggagccatctcaagaggagccgtcccgaggagagccgtcgcaaggtgaaccgtcccgactagagcctccccaagcgcctaccagtgtggagagaattcacagtgaacatgggagcagtggaaggtccagctgtagtaagaggagcctgcaactggaaataatgaagatgcaactggaagcccagctgcgacgagaggagagagaagcgcaaatgcagcgagaggaacgtgcggctgagctgcagcgagaggaacgtgcggctgagctgcagcgagaggaacgtgcggctgagctgcagcgagaggagcgagaagctcggctgcagcgggaagaaggagagagacaactgcgactggaggagataagggcaaagaaagaagtcgaattgcgtcgcgttgaacgtggtctgccctcactacctgcacggcgggatgacctcaaggtaagggaacgtgacttacctacgttcgaaccacaagaagctgaggcgttcttcgaacactttgaacggatagcaactctgaaggagtggccggaagatgattgggctgctctggtccagggcaggttgactggtgaggcccgggaagcctataacatgctggacctagaggagtgtactagttatgacgcgattaagaatgcggttctccactcattccggctgactccggagatgtaccggaagcggttcagagagtgtacaagagcgtcgggaaagacttacgccgagaccgccagggatatggaacggaaattcctacgatggttgaaggcggaggaagcggagtcggtggatgatatcaaacgactgatagtgatggagaagttcatgtcggtgctccatcctgagttgcgagtaagggtgagagaagcaggtattaaggacctgaaggctgcagcggaccgagccgacatgctggaggaggcactacatatcaggagggaggggccgcccagacactcgccttaccccaggtcgggagggaaccttaggagttcaggaggagcgaggacgagtggggactctcccatgagtagtgtgcccgatgaagtaacgcggttcaagagctcaagagacgcggggaggaagccccaagctgtgagcagtggacctaactcgggagcaagtgctgcagtcctggatacgacgacagggagtccaaggaggacccagggaacgtctgcaagtggtaccgccagagtgactagcgagtggccgcccaggggaggcagccgatgctacaactgtggcgtgagaggacattatgcccgcgagtgtgaggagcaccaaaggaatgtaggattaatattggaagaggagagagtgtttgttcacaccccatattatagtggacccaacgtgaatggttgggaaatgaagttgggtgaacatcccttcgttttcgaggccaacgtgaagtttggaaagtcagacccagtggaggtggccgttcttcgagatacgggtgctgacataagtatggtgaccaggagtattctccccaaggaatttaatgattcacctgtaggAGTggggaggatacgcagtgtgggggaggaatacaggttgccacttcacgaagtacagctgattgccgactgcggagtcgagaaagctatagtagctgtagcccctaagttacccctagagcatgtacagatggtgctgggtaatgacctcggaggaggcaagatacaacccgattgggccaggagtgcttatgttgcaagcagcggtacaaccctgccgggtgaggtatcggtcgttccagatgatagagaggaagccgacttcgccaggggaaacgtcgccagagacgacgacaacgagggcgagagtgcagagaggtcgtcggaggtagtggaaaaccccgacgaagccctccgactaagcctgatgatgcgtgtggaggagtggcgaggagcagctgtacaaacgcctggggcggtgaagaggctgcagaccgcactcccatcatacagaaacgtgaataaagtaagctcagtggatgagcgaacggcagtgaggggcagagtggaggagccacgacgcaagacaccctatgccggccagatgaatagtggtaggtgcaagatgaaccaccgtggtgaggtgagccacagggaggtggatgagcacaaccacgaaccgaagaagacgtctgcagggaagagaatctcatggaggagtgaagatgttcgtcgggaacgaaggagcgagtggtataggaaaggcaatacgaagaaagcagggaataggtacacccagggtaggcgccagcctaaccagaggggcattgggccatcgcaaaagcctagtgtggaagagaggaagctgctggatggagtacaggttacaagtgccactgtgaggagacaacgcacctatgggagaagaggaaccgagaagagagaagattggcggagAGGAGattatgagaggaaacatggagtacctgtaagacgcagtggaagtgcaagactatctcggagtgcacgacgcggtggacgcgctgcatgcactgaatcttacagtggtaacgagccgtgggagtacactcgtagccacggagagaggatttcttgtaggtgttcagggaacacccatcacacccggtcctatgcgaggtggagatataatgagacaagtgactggcaaggtggaacgagccacatcgccaactggaggagtgacacttcaggaacggagggagcaagagtataggttgccctcttgagtgctgctcttccgatatgactctttccaccttgccagtcacttgtctcattatatctccacctcgcataggaccgggtgtgatgggtgttccctgaacacctacaagaaatcctctctccgtggctacgagttctcttgtcacgtgggggtgggcggtccggggctctgctaacactcggctgctaggggctcaaaggcccaaatactcagcccctccgactccctggattcaccggagtctccttggtcacacaagagaggaccaacaatgcccacctccgcaggtctttgcttccaccacaaaggggtgtgccactgattcaccctggaagcccttcagtcaaacacggggaaactgctgttaacagttccggcctagacccgtgggggagtgaaggaagactcaggcttacctataaccataacctccctgagtcttgcctgccagacaaaaaaaagtttgcaagaactcctttcccgcctgtcttctctatcttcctcttagcaaggtcgccagctgggttattatatctacaccccagcaatgcagttcagtgggtgtattatatattgtttgtagccagaaatgtatgctcatagagaaatatcataaatggaggcacactcaaacacagtaataaaatgtgtggatttactgatgcaaattacatgaacacacacacacaatcacaagtaatacatgaatatggaatatagataatgagtctggagatcatcagcctcttcttccacgacctccaacactccttcaactgggcaggaagacaggagtctcacactctcacaggagggcctcttcaccacgtcggcacctcttcttcactgtcctgccatccatacacactgtcctctctgacagtcctggacacaagctgccttgcagcctattctactattaaagtaataaagtcttgctgcttacacaagcaaatattgtggcctaactagcctactcatacaaggggtaatgggagggaaaaatgatctaccttacattcctggctcacgacgcctgttcctcgatggtgtgaggttcccacgcttccttgggtcgatccttgacgatccaggacgttccacaggtcctcaggtgtcgtggagccttcgcgttatcgccgttccaatccctgagattcagctgccccaatcctggttcatcgatgggcgctgagctgatcactatttttccccacactcgcctctcccacaaggcgttgctccttgtcctaggcacggtgtcgtccttccaagattctcagtggatgtgaccccagtcacagctaggcctgcccgcccatcttccagacctcaacgtccagccagtggcgccgcccagcgtcgtcgccgactattttccaagtttggcacttctctgctcactgaacttggttcctcttttgcttcccagaagcgcagggtctccaataactatgatgggctgcgatggccagctcaatccactgaacaaggcttgcagagcctccaatccttgagagcagaccgaggcgcgtcctgtcgcttccaaggtcagaacaactctgacgttggcgccgcccggggcactcggtgacgtcatggcgggccctgatttgtcgcccgcgacctacgtcggccaatccgcgatcggcttgtgtcccttccaaaaggtcatatctgccgtaggggatactgtttcattttataacaggg
Above is a window of Procambarus clarkii isolate CNS0578487 chromosome 11, FALCON_Pclarkii_2.0, whole genome shotgun sequence DNA encoding:
- the LOC138363606 gene encoding serine-rich adhesin for platelets-like codes for the protein MHFFVCPVRLDILLATLWVSKSEIYTNTVSQEDSMSVIYTNTVPLEDSKSVIYTNTVRLEDSKSEINTNNVPVQDSKSVIYTNTVPLEDSKSEINTNTVPLEDSKSVIYTNTVPLEDSKSVIYTNTVPLEDSKSEINTNTVPVEDSKSVIYTNTVPLEDSKSEINTNTVPLEDSKSVIYTNTVPLEDSKSEINTNTVPLEDSKSVIYTNTVPLEDSKSEINTNTVPLEDSKSVIYTNTVPLEDSKSEINTNTVPLEDSKSVIYTNTVPLEDNKSVIYANTFPLEDNKSVIYTNTVPLEDNKSVIYTNTVPLEDSKSVIYTNTVPLEDSKSVIYTNTVPLEDNKSVIYTNTFPLEDNKSVIYTNTVPLEDSKSEIYTNTIPLEDNKSVINTNTVPLEDNKSVIYTNTFPLEDKKSVIYTNTVPLEDSKSEIYTNTIPLEDNKSVINTNTVPLEDNKSVIYTNTFPLEDNKSVIYTNTVPLEDSKSEIYTNTIPLEDNKSVIYTNTVPLEDSKSVIYTNTVPLEDSKSVIYTNTVPLEDNKSVIYTNTFPLEDNKSVIYTNTIPLEDNKSVIYTNTFPLEDNKSVIYTNTIPLEDNKSVINTNTVPLEDNKSVIYTNTFPLEDNKSVIYTNTIPLEDNKSVIYTNTVPLEDNKSVIYTNTVPLEDNKSVIYTNTVPVEDNTSEINTNTVPLGVKQSKLSAVHDENYSHILQDVNV